A genomic segment from Torulaspora delbrueckii CBS 1146 chromosome 3, complete genome encodes:
- the APJ1 gene encoding Apj1p (similar to Saccharomyces cerevisiae APJ1 (YNL077W); ancestral locus Anc_2.218): MVKDTRLYDVLNVSPEASAVEIRKAYRLLALKHHPDKNNHSEESKSKFLEVNEAYEILIDEKKRSLYDQYGTIDENAIQQSMPQEDPVMSSFFNTGSPMGMGMGMSAGDLFASFFDKMSSPSFGGKKTKKSMDHGPDIKHDLKCTLSSLYEGKNTKLGLNRRRVCKACKGRGSMKVRTCKACRGRGQQSRSRQMGPMMQTWTQTCSDCNGMGTFTKDSDVCRDCEGEGCIRERKIFDVEVKPGMCQGQQIILPGEADEVIKTRFGNETVIPGDVIITIIQIKDPKFQRVNRNGCDLMVRNCKIPLVTSLCGGKLSIDGHPNGKLINVTILPGELIKPNHFKSIENLGMPRYEEKRAPEGYGNLYIQFQVEFPETLASETVTKLKQVLDEDPNVKKQVTAEDKDVCERVDDCIEMEEHVLSNLLPDFDDLMRNEETGNRSKKRRYYEDPGTPDSEESSNCTTH, encoded by the coding sequence ATGGTCAAAGACACTAGACTTTATGATGTGTTGAACGTTTCACCGGAGGCTAGTGCTGTGGAGATTCGTAAAGCTTATAGACttttggctttgaaacATCATCCAGATAAAAACAATCATTCTGAAGAATCGAAATCCAAGTTTTTAGAAGTCAATGAAGCATATGAAATACTGattgatgagaagaagcgATCACTCTACGATCAGTATGGAACTATTGATGAGAATGCTATCCAGCAGTCTATGCCCCAGGAAGATCCTGTGATGTCGTCTTTTTTTAACACGGGATCACCGATGGGAATGGGCATGGGTATGTCTGCTGGGGATCTGTTTGCaagcttctttgataagaTGTCTTCGCCGTCATTTGGGGGTAAAAAAACGAAAAAATCAATGGACCATGGTCCTGATATCAAACACGATTTGAAATGCACgctttcttcactttaCGAGGGTAAGAATACCAAACTGGGCCTCAACCGCAGGCGGGTGTGCAAGGCGTGCAAGGGACGTGGCAGTATGAAAGTACGAACTTGTAAGGCATGTCGAGGTCGGGGACAACAGTCGAGATCGAGACAGATGGGGCCTATGATGCAAACTTGGACACAGACATGCTCAGACTGTAACGGTATGGGTACTTTTACAAAAGACAGTGACGTATGCAGAGATTGTGAAGGCGAAGGTTGTATCAGAGAGAGGAAGATCTTTGACGTAGAGGTGAAACCTGGTATGTGCCAAGGACAGCAAATTATCCTACCTGGTGAAGCTGATGAAGTGATAAAGACTAGATTTGGTAACGAGACCGTGATTCCTGGCGATGTTATAATCACAATAATTCAGATCAAGGATCcgaaatttcaaagagtcaATAGGAATGGATGTGACCTCATGGTACGAAACTGTAAGATTCCATTGGTTACAAGTCTTTGTGGAGGAAAATTGAGTATCGACGGGCATCCAAACGGTAAACTCATAAACGTTACGATCCTCCCAGGTGAACTTATCAAACCAAACCATTTTAAGAGCATAGAGAACCTTGGAATGCCTCGATACGAGGAAAAGAGGGCACCTGAAGGGTATGGTAATCTGTACATCCAGTTCCAAGTGGAATTCCCCGAAACTTTGGCATCGGAAACCGTAacgaaattgaagcaagtACTGGACGAAGATCCAAACGTAAAGAAACAGGTCACTGCAGAAGATAAAGACGTGTGCGAACGGGTTGATGATTGCATAGAGATGGAAGAACATGTCTTGAGTAATTTGTTACCCGATTTCGATGATTTGATGAGAAATGAAGAGACAGGGAACAGGAGCAAAAAGAGAAGATATTACGAGGATCCTGGAACTCCTGATAGTGAAGAGTCTAGTAACTGTACTACACATTGA
- the MLF3 gene encoding Mlf3p (similar to Saccharomyces cerevisiae VHS2 (YIL135C) and MLF3 (YNL074C); ancestral locus Anc_2.222): MNEPAEASLSRSSTRSTAYTTCPPSPTLSDSNSSLIFERNVEDPCLMTQAHSPQEGFSKHGSTTSLLSRHNSNQFPGLRSRGSTATIPHSPLMEGQSPEYVMPSLDHRRTLENFVAPALDAGCCVVTDDNADLDDMDIVYMKRPSTMGLDMALGRTKSNSSSTITSANQDTQQTVPQLSLSRSYSNSTNNDHTRTLRFYSYADMLSDEMAQTSPNPGRKPSLGYSLSSSHIKSSPQQRPSVVTNFSNPFIKRRDSATATQGGSKLTRRYSNTLLSRSPPQPRAASQRQGNRSARSNFHVDSSGSDELSTDEDEDPHHQSLPPPASQPPAQLMGPRISRANTQGSSSAGCSPLFVARSYSNTGPPASLGSPSIIRRRESSGIYPQPSINNVLMHDDTLQVEKVGEVLKRRASNRKDNL, from the coding sequence ATGAATGAACCGGCTGAGGCTTCGCTATCTCGTTCCAGTACCAGATCGACAGCTTATACTACATGCCCTCCTTCGCCAACTTTGAGCGATTCCAATAGCTCTCTCATATTTGAACGTAATGTGGAGGACCCTTGTTTGATGACACAGGCTCATTCGCCACAGGAAGGTTTCTCCAAGCACGGTAGTACTACCAGTTTACTATCTCGTCACAACAGCAACCAGTTCCCAGGGCTCAGGTCACGTGGTTCGACTGCTACGATACCACACTCACCTCTTATGGAGGGCCAGTCACCAGAGTACGTTATGCCAAGTTTAGATCATCGACGCACTTTGGAGAACTTTGTGGCTCCTGCGCTGGATGCTGGATGTTGTGTTGTGACGGACGATAACGCGGATTTGGATGATATGGATATTGTTTATATGAAGAGGCCCTCTACGATGGGGCTTGATATGGCATTGGGGCGTACAAAGAGTAATTCGAGTTCTACTATAACTTCGGCAAATCAAGATACCCAACAAACCGTTCCACAACTTTCGTTATCACGGTCGTATTCGAATTCCACTAATAATGATCATACCAGGACCCTACGGTTCTATTCGTATGCGGATATGTTATCAGATGAAATGGCTCAGACAAGTCCAAATCCAGGGCGCAAACCTTCACTGGGTTATTcgctctcttcttctcatatAAAATCCAGTCCACAACAGAGGCCCTCCGTGGTTACTAATTTTTCCAATCCTTTCATTAAACGCCGTGATTCAGCAACGGCAACACAAGGAGGTTCAAAATTAACAAGGCGTTATTCAAACACTTTACTCTCGCGTTCTCCTCCTCAGCCAAGGGCTGCTTCTCAGAGACAAGGTAACCGCTCCGCGAGGTCAAATTTCCACGTAGATTCGAGCGGCAGCGATGAGCTGTCTACggatgaagacgaagatcCACACCATCAGTCACTGCCCCCGCCTGCATCGCAACCCCCAGCACAACTAATGGGTCCCCGGATCTCCCGTGCAAACACGCAGGGCAGCAGCTCGGCGGGTTGTTCACCGCTGTTTGTAGCTCGCTCGTACTCCAATACGGGGCCTCCCGCAAGTCTGGGTTCACCATCAATAATAAGAAGACGTGAGAGTTCCGGGATCTATCCACAACCTTCCATCAATAACGTGCTAATGCACGACGATACTTTGCAGGTAGAAAAAGTTGGCGAAGTGCTCAAGAGAAGGGCCAGTAATAGGAAGGACAACCTGTAG
- the IMP4 gene encoding snoRNA-binding rRNA-processing protein IMP4 (similar to Saccharomyces cerevisiae IMP4 (YNL075W); ancestral locus Anc_2.221), whose protein sequence is MLRRQARERKEYLYRKAQELQETQLQQKREIIKNALAQGKPLPKELAEDEQLQKDFRYDQTAGAGETEDLVDDEYAATSGISDPRIIVTTSRDPSTRLSQFAKEIKLLFPTAVRLNRGNYIMPNLVSACVKSGTSDLVILHEHRGVPTSLTVSHFPHGPTAYFTLHNVVLRHDILNSGNQSEVNPHMIFENFTTPLGKRVESILKHLFPPGPKKDSPRVITFANRGDFISVRQHVYVRTREGVEIAEVGPRFEMRLFELRLGTLDNKDADVEWQLRRFVRTAARKDYL, encoded by the coding sequence atgctTAGAAGACAGGCTCGTGAAAGGAAGGAATACTTGTACCGTAAAGCGCAGGAGTTACAAGAGACTCAACTGCAACAAAAGCGAGAAATTATAAAGAATGCATTAGCACAAGGGAAACCACTACCAAAAGAGTTGgcagaagatgaacaaCTGCAAAAGGATTTCAGATACGACCAGACCGCTGGTGCAGGAGAGACGGAGGACCTGGTAGATGACGAGTATGCGGCAACGAGTGGTATAAGCGATCCCAGAATCATCGTGACTACATCCAGAGACCCTAGCACAAGACTATCGCAGTTTGCAAAAGAGATCAAGCTACTGTTCCCAACGGCAGTGCGATTGAACCGTGGTAACTACATCATGCCAAACCTAGTGAGCGCTTGTGTCAAATCAGGGACCTCAGACTTGGTGATCCTGCACGAGCATCGAGGTGTCCCAACATCACTAACAGTATCACATTTCCCACACGGCCCCACTGCATATTTCACACTACACAACGTCGTGCTAAGACACGATATCTTAAACAGTGGGAACCAGAGTGAAGTGAATCCACATatgatctttgaaaatttcaccaCGCCACTGGGCAAGCGTGTGGAAAGTATCCTAAAACATTTATTCCCACCCGGTCCAAAGAAAGACTCCCCCCGTGTTATAACGTTTGCCAATCGTGGTGATTTCATCAGTGTAAGACAACACGTTTACGTGCGTACGCGAGAAGGAGTTGAAATCGCCGAAGTTGGGCCTCGTTTCGAAATGCGACTGTTCGAACTAAGATTGGGTACATTGGATAACAAGGACGCTGACGTTGAATGGCAATTGAGAAGGTTTGTACGCACTGCTGCACGTAAGGATTATTTGTAA
- the OM45 gene encoding Om45p (similar to Saccharomyces cerevisiae OM45 (YIL136W); ancestral locus Anc_2.219): protein MSSRLLIGGAAAAAAGYMLYEYQQQNERQRQALIPPTQARQPVTGVKEQASALGRDIQQSKDDTAKWLKDQKEYGQTKATEMTNELQRNLHEEASRQRRGVNEVVDDATYDVSKGWDRIKEGVAEDTQSIKDALRGVAHKADQTVPNAKQKGREMAEGAKETSKSIFNYGFGEAERAKAIAIGEYDKANKQFNNLLEQYNESKKGLFDSGDSKLKQQVDDYKKIIQQKKQELQKASDEYAKYAKDNFNDISNKLDEQDEKIRKEGGFFKWLKGTSVPGDETDDVDRTANSRSLAGFGENAQFFSEQQIEDQLRSKQIGPSEAQRRLDELKKFKEEGWFNTHKSPESEERVAKRAAQGLAGWGESAAQFAQDELEESKKAYNRTIPRSREEASKAVDDAWNKLQETKKTAEDKGSKWWNASKEKTNEVSEEAQKAYDDATKNYESAKKTLADWSDKTSAKFWSSADDVVRVSQNVAGKAQSAANKARSKTQEKTGDSDLVEQEQLIEE, encoded by the coding sequence atgtcATCGAGATTGTTAATTGGAGGTGCTGCAGCTGCAGCTGCAGGTTATATGTTGTATGAGTATCAGCAACAGAATGAGAGACAGAGACAGGCGTTGATTCCTCCCACGCAGGCACGCCAGCCGGTAACTGGTGTTAAGGAGCAGGCATCCGCACTGGGCAGGGATATCCAGCAGAGTAAGGACGACACAGCCAAATGGTTGAAGGACCAGAAGGAATATGGCCAGACTAAGGCCACAGAGATGACCAACgagttgcaaagaaacttgCATGAAGAGGCTAGTCGTCAGAGACGTGGTGTGAATGAAGTGGTGGATGATGCTACTTATGACGTCTCAAAGGGCTGGGATAGAATCAAGGAAGGCGTCGCTGAGGATACTCAGAGTATCAAGGATGCCTTGCGTGGGGTGGCTCACAAGGCTGACCAGACTGTGCCAAATGCTAAGCAAAAAGGTAGAGAAATGGCAGAAGGTGCTAAGGAGACTTCCAAGTCGATCTTCAACTACGGATTTGGTGAGGCTGAGAGAGCTAAAGCTATTGCAATTGGAGAGTACGATAAGGCCAACAAGCAATTCAacaatcttttggaacagTATAACGAGTCGAAGAAAGGTTTATTCGACTCTGGGGACTCGAAGTTGAAACAACAAGTGGATGATTATAAGAAAATCATTCAGCAGAAAAAGCAAGAGTTGCAAAAAGCTTCTGACGAATACGCTAAGTATGCCAAGGACAATTTCAACGATATTTCCAACAAGCtagatgaacaagatgaaaagatcagaaaagaaggaggattcttcaaatggttGAAGGGCACCTCTGTTCCAGGTGACGAAACAGATGACGTTGACCGTACCGCTAACAGCAGATCTCTTGCCGGATTCGGTGAAAACGCACAATTCTTTAGCGAACAACAAATCGAGGACCAGTTGAGATCCAAGCAAATCGGACCAAGTGAAGCCCAGAGAAGactcgatgaattgaaaaaattcaaggaaGAAGGTTGGTTCAATACGCACAAGTCACCCGAATCTGAAGAACGAGTGGCAAAAAGGGCTGCTCAAGGGTTAGCCGGATGGGGTGAGAGTGCCGCTCAATTCGCTCAGGATGAGTTGGAAGAGAGTAAAAAAGCTTACAACAGAACAATTCCTAGATCACGTGAAGAAGCTTCCAAGGCAGTAGACGACGCATGGAACAAGCTTCAagagaccaagaagaccGCTGAGGACAAGGGTAGCAAGTGGTGGAACGCTAGTAAAGAAAAGACCAACGAAGTATcagaagaagctcaaaaaGCTTACGATGATGCTACGAAGAACTACGAATCTGCCAAGAAAACATTAGCAGACTGGTCTGACAAGACATCTGCCAAGTTCTGGAGTAGTGCAGACGACGTGGTGAGAGTCTCTCAAAATGTAGCCGGTAAGGCTCAAAGTGCTGCCAACAAAGCCCGTTCCAAGACCCAAGAAAAGACTGGAGATAGCGACCTAGTGGAGCAAGAGCAACTGATTGAGGAGTAA
- the MKS1 gene encoding Mks1p (similar to Saccharomyces cerevisiae MKS1 (YNL076W); ancestral locus Anc_2.220), with protein sequence MSEGNRRETSSQGPMSGAVDDKYLKVAPNLFTPERLHLFDSLDLYVSLTKCAKAVEQGERLHNLSWRIMNKALLRDKDINKSKKREGVKNLYYVLNPITNRQPMNQQLSKTPSQNSTSSLRSTTVPKKHAVPRMEPLSKANTAGSNQKVPHSNNGSLFTGTKQHKSTSALSHINRQRSKKEDPQTIVKGFEPNTVITPKNPAIARKVKSRLEEGEKNTFYIESTPSPEPDKHNGSTTTLRKPLPSRQESLFGKPKTNDHAAISSSHNSMFFSSEEDDDDDDSDWDDDSPIYEDDDDVNDDDEEDQYYRKQWDKLLLGKNPNHSSGNVTPNSASSQDPIKRSLLSGLFLNEQSNVNSKNKTTPFVAISNNVAQNNNTRPILGTSNVTAVGSVTPPDKNDVVQPHGQSNAPPAAQTILPTALSTHMFLPNNIHQQRLAMAAAASSQDSRGSPVHELQRRATRRESMDIPSKNRNNTFIKTRMEISEEEKMSRAYSQRNL encoded by the coding sequence ATGTCTGAGGGCAACAGACGTGAAACGAGTTCTCAGGGACCGATGAGCGGTGCAGTTGATGACAAATATTTAAAAGTGGCACCTAATTTATTCACACCGGAGAGATTACATCTGTTTGACTCTTTGGACCTTTATGTTTCGTTGACGAAATGTGCCAAAGCGGTTGAGCAGGGGGAGAGGTTACACAATCTCAGTTGGAGGATTATGAATAAGGCATTGTTGAGGGATAAGGATATCAACAAGTCTAAGAAACGCGAAGGTGTGAAAAACTTGTATTATGTGTTGAACCCTATAACGAATAGACAACCTATGAATCAGCAGTTGAGTAAGACTCCATCACAAAACTCCACATCTAGTCTGCGATCTACTACGGTTCCCAAGAAACATGCGGTGCCGCGAATGGAGCCTTTGAGTAAGGCGAATACCGCTGGTAGTAATCAAAAGGTACCGCATAGTAACAACGGTTCACTGTTTACAGGTACCAAGCAGCATAAATCGACGAGCGCATTAAGTCACATCAATCGTCAAAGGAGTAAGAAAGAGGATCCACAAACGATAGTGAAAGGGTTTGAACCTAATACAGTCATTACACCGAAGAACCCAGCTATTGCAAGAAAGGTAAAGAGCAGGCTTGAAGAAGGCGAAAAAAACACATTCTACATCGAATCGACTCCATCACCGGAGCCTGATAAGCATAATGGATCGACCACCACGTTACGCAAACCGCTACCGTCGCGGCAGGAGTCGTTATTTGGTAAACCAAAGACTAATGACCACGCGGCAATATCCAGTAGTCATAACAGTATGTTTTTCAGCagtgaagaggatgatgatgacgatgattCTGATTGGGATGACGATTCCCCAATTTATGAggacgatgatgatgtgaatgacgatgacgaagaagatcagTACTATAGAAAGCAATGGGACAAGCTATTGCTTGGTAAAAACCCGAATCACTCCTCAGGGAACGTTACACCCAACTCTGCGTCATCGCAGGATCCAATAAAACGAAGCCTATTAAGTGGGCTATTCCTCAACGAGCAGTCCAATGTTAATTCCAAAAATAAGACCACTCCGTTCGTTGCAATATCGAATAATGTTGCTCAAAACAACAATACAAGACCGATTCTGGGGACTAGCAACGTGACAGCCGTGGGGTCAGTGACACCACCGGACAAGAACGATGTTGTTCAACCACATGGCCAGTCGAATGCACCACCCGCGGCACAGACGATTCTTCCGACGGCACTCTCTACACATATGTTCTTACCGAACAACATTCACCAGCAAAGGTTAGCGATGGCCGCTGCAGCAAGTTCACAGGACTCACGAGGCTCACCGGTACACgaattacaaagaagagctACAAGGAGGGAGTCGATGGACATACCTTCGAAGAACAGAAACAAtactttcatcaagacCAGGATGGAAATctcagaggaagagaagatgTCCCGGGCGTATTCACAACGAAATCTTTAA
- the TMA108 gene encoding Tma108p (similar to Saccharomyces cerevisiae TMA108 (YIL137C); ancestral locus Anc_2.217), producing MTSVKPLHLVNSILPLHYDLQLELCPSKVNFKATEIIDFKPGTQGEGLLQRFELHSRDLVILSATLNDDIAVKVSYDKENQLALFNLDQPVDVLTMERIQLTLKYIGKIKTIKTREDETSGVFKTNFMNQETGLSDNFVVATHCQPSYARSIFPCVDEPSWKTTFQLSIKTLQKYEVVSNVGQLSSVADDNQDYKTVRFGVTPLMSTSVFGFVLGDLEHSTSQATMTHSSRRIPISVYSPMNIGDSIFCLDIVQKYLPLLEEYFKADYPLDKLDFVLLPFLTDMAMENFGMIFVQMNHLLLPPSMLADAKTREQVQQLVVHELVHQWMGNFISFESWEYLWFNEAFATWCACVLLEHTGDIPNYWTSSEYLQNQVENTMRTDAKIETLSISAISKKNTTSLTSQTHDFFDPHSYMKGIAILRSMQVCIGDELFRSALQEIFQEARFHAKPIKPIDIFVRMGVLLKSENIAHFFTSLCQTPGLPVVSVEIVKSESAITTRLTQHRLLTAKQKNLEDVPYHVPLLIQLPDGKIDQKNVLLTDRSTTLNYPIVVCNHDAQGFYRVSYESMECYDQINKEVALGKLSAIDLVKVFSDLSFFVEHSAKNIHMVGLYSLLKNLASNEMDLEKNKEYWAGLCEGLKILDLPKLKSLKYNCASSEILDFKAGILKPLANKINRMNFKNPDQYQLEVMSQLKTLKKN from the coding sequence ATGACATCGGTCAAACCATTACATCTGGTCAATTCGATCCTACCACTCCATTATGATCTACAGTTGGAATTATGTCCTTCCAAGGTGAACTTTAAAGCGACAGAGATTATAGATTTTAAGCCAGGTACGCAAGGCGAGGGTCTACTACAAAGATTTGAACTGCACTCTAGGGATCTGGTTATTCTGAGCGCTACCCttaatgatgatattgCTGTAAAAGTTAGTTATGACAAAGAGAATCAATTAGCCCTTTTCAATCTTGACCAACCTGTTGATGTATTAACTATGGAACGCATACAATTGACCTTGAAATACATCGGTAAAATAAAGACCATCAAAACTCGGGAGGATGAAACTTCTGGTGTGTTCAAGACAAATTTTATGAACCAAGAAACAGGATTGTCCGATAATTTCGTTGTTGCGACTCATTGTCAGCCTTCTTATGCGAGAAGTATTTTCCCATGTGTCGATGAGCCTTCTTGGAAGACCACATTTCAATTGAGCATTAAAACTTTACAAAAATATGAAGTTGTCTCCAACGTTGGCCAGCTCTCCTCGGTGGCAGATGATAACCAAGATTATAAGACTGTTAGATTTGGGGTCACCCCTTTGATGTCAACTTCGGTTTTCGGATTTGTACTTGGTGATCTTGAGCATAGTACTTCTCAGGCTACTATGACTCACTCTAGTAGGAGAATTCCCATCAGTGTTTATTCTCCAATGAACATAGGCGATTCAATCTTCTGTCTCGATATTGTTCAGAAATACCTGCCTCTTCTGGaagaatatttcaaagcagaCTATCCGTTGGACAAGCTAGATTTTGTCCTGCTGCCATTCCTGACGGATATGGCGATGGAGAACTTTGGTATGATATTTGTGCAAATGAACCACTTACTGTTGCCTCCCAGCATGCTCGCAGATGCCAAAACCAGAGAGCAGGTTCAGCAGCTAGTTGTCCACGAATTGGTTCACCAATGGATGGGTAACTTCATCTCATTTGAATCGTGGGAATACCTTTGGTTCAACGAAGCTTTCGCTACGTGGTGTGCGTGTGTTTTACTTGAACATACCGGCGATATACCAAACTACTGGACATCCAGCGAATATTTACAGAACCAAGTTGAGAACACGATGCGTACTGACGCCAAAATTGAGACTTTGAGTATATCTGCCATTTCTAAAAAAAATACTACAAGCTTAACCTCTCAGACACATGATTTCTTCGACCCTCATTCTTACATGAAGGGAATCGCGATCCTTAGATCAATGCAAGTGTGCATAGGTGATGAATTGTTCCGTTCAGCTCTACAAGAgattttccaagaagcaAGATTTCACGCTAAACCTATCAAGCCCATTGACATTTTTGTGCGCATGGGTGTTTTGTTAAAATCTGAGAATATTGCTCACTTCTTCACTTCTCTGTGCCAGACACCTGGCTTGCCTGTGGTTAGTGTTGAAATAGTCAAATCGGAATCTGCAATCACTACGCGGCTAACTCAGCACAGGTTGCTGACTGCGAAacaaaagaatttggaagatgttCCATACCATGTTCCACTTCTCATTCAATTACCAGATGGTAAAATAGATCAGAAGAATGTTCTTTTGACCGACAGATCAACTACTCTGAACTACCCAATCGTCGTCTGCAATCATGATGCTCAAGGTTTCTACAGGGTATCGTACGAATCTATGGAGTGCTATGATCaaatcaacaaagaagtCGCGCTAGGGAAACTGTCAGCGATAGATCTCGTCAAGGTTTTCAGCGATCTTTCATTTTTCGTCGAACATAGTGCAAAAAACATCCACATGGTGGGGCTCTACagtcttttgaagaatctggCGTCGAACGAAAtggatttggagaagaacaaagaataTTGGGCTGGACTTTGTGAAGGATTGAAAATCTTAGACCTgccaaagttgaagagccTCAAGTATAACTGTGCTTCTTCAGAGATACTTGATTTTAAGGCAGGTATTCTCAAACCGTTAGCCAACAAAATCAATAGAATGAACTTCAAGAACCCTGATCAGTATCAGCTTGAAGTCATGTCTCAACtgaagacattgaagaagaattag
- the TDEL0C04320 gene encoding uncharacterized protein, with protein MAKYKSTGVPFKLKFKTRKARTQNLSVLKRFWNNKRSFYCDVFSSSKMRSAERLPEQLIMDSRLQRTRHNKNYPIVPIVGEEITRKEGREKFIFIDPGVRTFLTGYDSGQNVVEIGKNAVVRIEKLKHRRRKLQSKLAKLKRQKKRQNHRKALHRLDEKISRIVKDMHKKSALFLCNSYDNVFIPKLNFHHCTKLNRKSRSSMATLAHCSFNERVAMKAEQFRSTSAVVVEEDYTSKTCSKCGNVKQDLGSSKIYSCVQCFSVFDRDFNAAKNIMLTYCSEHLMASGASSILLL; from the coding sequence ATGGCCAAGTACAAGAGTACCGGGGTGCCCTTTAAATTAAAGTTCAAGACGCGAAAGGCAAGAACTCAGAACCTTTCGGTgctcaagagattttggaataaCAAGAGGTCCTTCTATTGCGACGTGTTTTCCTCTTCGAAGATGCGTTCCGCTGAAAGACTTCCAGAACAGCTGATAATGGACTCGCGACTCCAGAGAACCAGGCACAATAAAAATTATCCTATTGTTCCCATAGTTGGGGAGGAGATCACCAGGAAGGAAGGGCGTGAGaagttcatcttcattgatcCTGGGGTAAGGACTTTCCTGACTGGTTATGACTCCGGGCAGAACGTCGTCGAGATTGGCAAGAATGCGGTTGTGCGCATCGAAAAACTGAAGCATCGACGACGTAAGCTGCAGTCTAAACTGGCCAAGTTGAAGAggcaaaagaagagacaaaacCATCGGAAAGCTCTGCACAGGCTGGACGAAAAGATCTCGCGTATTGTAAAAGATATGCACAAGAAATCAGCTCTCTTCTTATGCAATTCCTATGACAATGTTTTTATCCCcaaattgaattttcatcaCTGCACCAAGCTGAACCGAAAATCAAGGTCCAGCATGGCAACTCTGGCTCACTGTTCCTTCAACGAGCGCGTAGCGATGAAGGCAGAACAGTTTCGTAGTACAAGTGCAGTTGTGGTCGAGGAGGATTAcacttcaaagacttgCTCAAAGTGTGGTAATGTAAAACAAGATCTAGGATCTAGTAAAATTTATAGTTGTGTACAGTGCTTCTCGGTATTCGACAGGGACTTCAACGCAGCGAAAAACATCATGCTCACGTATTGCAGcgagcatttgatggcaagtggtGCGTCTTCCATTCTTCTACTCTAG
- the NIS1 gene encoding Nis1p (similar to Saccharomyces cerevisiae NIS1 (YNL078W); ancestral locus Anc_2.216), giving the protein MILVDDRLRVCDLSSGAPHRPTVSDSSPLHSSSPSRSLPISGLAVDSDGYTLPQEPSEILTPVINRLMSPQASPKVPSNFEWHTTTANRRTRVDSHENFDLGHFIQWDRYRQSSDTLPSIDRSNSIRSHASLKRTDFTSKTELNQQRKKRGFIFHRGFFKRRSSYKRLRTSAKNTRNRAGLNAVLSYADLQSFDPVDIISSKKVVLYRPNNITRRYPGISAAFEVPVQHYVRSKLPKRQTTIPRNSQIGRSNTCPSSLRSRRRRQNAPESGAIHDLWREYLSLVIAQRIQLRLSLAQTDLAAGNNDISIGNLRHKTSTKSSLRSVDTRLSSLRKCS; this is encoded by the coding sequence ATGATATTGGTGGACGATCGCCTGCGAGTTTGCGATCTCAGTTCTGGTGCTCCACACAGACCCACCGTGAGTGACTCGAGTCCACTTCACTCTAGCTCACCTTCAAGATCACTTCCCATCAGCGGTTTGGCTGTCGATAGTGATGGTTATACGCTGCCACAAGAACCCAGTGAAATTTTGACACCAGTTATCAATAGGCTAATGAGCCCTCAGGCTTCCCCCAAAGTGCCTAGCAATTTTGAGTGGCATACAACCACGGCTAATAGACGTACAAGAGTCGACTCACATGAGAACTTTGATTTGGGCCATTTTATCCAGTGGGATCGATATAGGCAGTCGAGTGACACCCTCCCAAGCATTGATCGATCAAACTCCATAAGAAGCCATGCAAGTTTGAAAAGGACAGATTTTACCAGTAAAACGGAATTGAACCAACAAAGGAAAAAAAGAGGTTTTATCTTTCACAGAGGTTTCTTTAAGAGACGTTCCAGCTACAAACGATTGCGCACGAGTGCCAAAAATACAAGGAATAGAGCTGGGCTGAATGCAGTCCTGAGTTATGCTGATCTGCAGTCATTTGATCCAGTAGATATCATATCCTCTAAGAAGGTCGTACTATATCGACCTAATAATATCACAAGACGTTATCCAGGCATTAGCGCTGCATTTGAAGTTCCAGTCCAACATTATGTGAGAAGCAAACTTCCGAAAAGACAGACGACGATACCCAGAAATTCGCAGATAGGAAGATCCAACACTTGCCCCTCGTCACTACGAAGTAGGAGGCGAAGACAGAACGCCCCGGAATCTGGAGCAATCCACGACTTATGGAGAGAATATTTGTCACTTGTAATAGCTCAGAGAATCCAGTTAAGACTATCCCTGGCACAGACAGACTTAGCCGCAGGTAATAATGACATATCAATAGGGAATCTCAGGCATAAAACTTCTACCAAGTCGTCATTGAGAAGCGTAGACACAAGATTGTCATCTTTGCGAAAATGCAGCTGA